The sequence CCGTAGTTGGGCGGCAGTTCCATGCCGATCAGCATGACCTTCGCCTTGCGCGCCTGCGCGGCCAGGATGATGCGCGTCAAGTTCTGCCGCGCGAGATCGAGCGGCAGGCCGCGCAGGCCGTCGTTGGCGCCGAGTTCGATGATCACAATCTCGGGTTGCTGTTCGGCCAGCACCGCCTCGATGCGCGCCGCGCCGCCGGCGGTGGTCTCGCCGCTGATGCTGGCATTGGCGACGCGCCAGCCGGACTTCTGCAGCTTGGCGTCGAGCAAGTGCACCCAGCCCTGCTGCGGCGCCAGGTTGTAGGCGGCCGAGAGCGAGTCGCCGAACACCAGCACGCGCCGCGGCTCGGCGGCCGTGGCCCAGCCCGCGTACAGCAGCGCGACCATGACGAAAGCTTGAATTGTATTCTGCAAGACTGACCGCATGCTGATCGTTCCCGTGTCTGTGCCCGTTGCCGGAGTGAGTGGATGGATGCCCTGCGTGAGGATGCCATCGTCGAGGTGAACGCCGCACCCGTGCTGATCGAGGTGCATGGGCTGACCCGGCGCGTGGCCCTACCTGGCCGCGAGCTGACCATCCTCGACGACGTGTCGTTTCGCGTGCGCGCCGGCGAGTCGATGGCGATCGTCGGCGCGTCGGGCTCCGGCAAGTCCACCCTGCTCGCCCTGCTCGCCGGGCTCGATGTCGCCAGCAGCGGCGACGTGCGCATCGCCGGCACCGGCCTAGCCACGCTCGACGAGGACGCGCGCGCGAAGCTGCGCAGCGAGCGCATCGGCTTCGTGTTCCAGAACTTCCAGCTGCTGCCGGCGCTGACCGCACTCGAGAACGTGATGCTGCCGCTCGAACTCGCCGGCATCGACGATGCCGAGAGCCCGGCCCAAGCGATCCTCGGCCGCGTCGGCCTCGGCGAACGCCTCGACCACTATCCGCGCCAGCTCTCCGGCGGCGAGCAGCAGCGCGTCGCGATCGCGCGTGCCTTCGTGACGCGACCGCAGATCCTGTTCGCCGACGAACCGACCGGCAACCTCGACACCGCCACCGGCAGCGTGATCGCCGAACTGCTGTTCGAACTGAACCAGGCCGAGGGCACCACCCTGATCCTGGTGACCCATGACGAACGCCTGGCCGCGCGCTGCGCGCGCCAGTTGCGCCTGGACGGCGGCCGCCTGGTGAGCCGCGCATGAGGTCGACACGCTCGCTGCTGCGTCTTTCGTGGCGGCAGTTGCTGCGCGACCTCGCTTCTGGCGAGTTGCGCGTGTTGTTCGCGGCACTGGTACTCGCCGTGCTCGCGGTCACCGCGGTCGGCTTCGTGACCGATCGCGCCACGCGCGCGCTGGCACTCGAAGCGAACCGCCTGCTCGGTGGCGACGCCGTGCTGCGTTCGGATTCGGCGATTGCACCGGCGCTGCGCGCGGCCGCGCAATCACCCGGGCTCGCGCACAGCGAAGTGTGGACCTTCAACAGCATGCTGCGCGCCGGCCCGGCCCTGAAACTCGGCGAGGTGCGCGCCCTCGGCGCCGACTACCCGCTGCGGGGCGAGTACCGCCTGCGCGACAAACACGGCGCGGAGCGCAGCCATCGCGGTGCCCCGCAGCGCGGCACGATCTGGCTGTCGCGCGCTGGTGCCGATGCACTCGGCGTCAGGATCGGCGACCGCATCACGCTGGGCCGCAGCGAGTTGCAGATCGCGGCCCTGGTCGTGCAGGAACCGGACGCGGTGCTCGACTATTTCAATACCGCGCCGAAGGTGTTCGTGTCGCTCGCCGAATCCGATGCCA comes from Lysobacterales bacterium and encodes:
- a CDS encoding arylesterase; this encodes MVALLYAGWATAAEPRRVLVFGDSLSAAYNLAPQQGWVHLLDAKLQKSGWRVANASISGETTAGGAARIEAVLAEQQPEIVIIELGANDGLRGLPLDLARQNLTRIILAAQARKAKVMLIGMELPPNYGPDYTTQFRLMYVELAREHRTALLPFLLDPISDDRGNFMDDNLRPIAEAQSALRDHVLAALKPLLR
- a CDS encoding ABC transporter ATP-binding protein encodes the protein MDALREDAIVEVNAAPVLIEVHGLTRRVALPGRELTILDDVSFRVRAGESMAIVGASGSGKSTLLALLAGLDVASSGDVRIAGTGLATLDEDARAKLRSERIGFVFQNFQLLPALTALENVMLPLELAGIDDAESPAQAILGRVGLGERLDHYPRQLSGGEQQRVAIARAFVTRPQILFADEPTGNLDTATGSVIAELLFELNQAEGTTLILVTHDERLAARCARQLRLDGGRLVSRA